The Bacillus sp. NEB1478 genome contains the following window.
AGATTACCGCCGCCTACAACTACAGCAACTTCTACGTCTAATTCTACAATTTCTTTTACTTGCTCAGCGATAGATTGAACAATTTTGGGATCGATACCCGATGTTTGCTCACCTGCTAAAGCTTCTCCACTTAATTTCAAGACGACTCGTTTATATTTTGAAGTAGTCATTTGTCCCTCCATCACCTTAAACATTATTTTCTTTATAAAAGGCTGTTTTCGCAAACTTTGTTGCTTTTGAATGAGGTTAATTTCCGTTGCAGATTGCTCGCTTTCCGCGGGGTGTGCGGAGAGCCCTCGGCACTTTGCGCCTAGAGAGGTCTCACCTGGCCCACTGATCCCGCAGGAGTCTCGCATCTTCCACTACAATTAACCTTTTCAATGAAGAAAACAATCTTTTAGATAAGAGCCTTAAATTGGTTTTATATGATTATAGTGAAAAAAGGGAAACACAACGTGCTCCCCTTTTTCAAACTAGTGCTTACTTTTTCACTTGAGACATAACTTCTTCAGCGAAGTTGTCTTCACGCTTCTCAAGACCTTCTCCAACTTCAAAACGAACGAAGGCTTTAATAGTAGCACCTTTGGAAGCTACATACTTACCAACTTTTTGGTCTGGATCTTTGATGAAAGATTGGTCATTCATACAAATATCTTCGAAGTATTTCCCAAGACGTCCTTCAACCATTTTAGCTACGATATTTTCCGGCTTGCCTTCGTTAAGAGCTTGCTCAGTCAATACTTTGCGCTCACGAGCCACTTCGTCTTCACTCACTTGATCGCGAGAGATATATTTAGGGTTAACAGCAGCAGCATGCATCGCTACATCTTTTGCAACACCCTCATCTGTAGTTCCTTCAACAACAGAAAGAACACCAATTCTTCCACCCATGTGAAGGTATGCACCAAACGCAGCATTTTCATCTTTTTTCAAGATTTCAAAACGGCGAAGAGTTAACTTTTCTCCAATTTTAGCAATAGCAGCGTTAATGTAATCATTAACTGAAGAACCTTTGTATTCTGATGCCAAAGCGTCTTCTACAGAAGCAGGCTCAGTAGCTAAGATATGTTCTCCTAGTTCA
Protein-coding sequences here:
- the tsf gene encoding translation elongation factor Ts, whose protein sequence is MAITAQMVKELREKTGAGMMDCKKALTETDGNMEQAVDYLREKGIAKAAKKADRIAAEGLTSVVVDGNKAVILEVNSETDFVAKNENFKNLIAELGEHILATEPASVEDALASEYKGSSVNDYINAAIAKIGEKLTLRRFEILKKDENAAFGAYLHMGGRIGVLSVVEGTTDEGVAKDVAMHAAAVNPKYISRDQVSEDEVARERKVLTEQALNEGKPENIVAKMVEGRLGKYFEDICMNDQSFIKDPDQKVGKYVASKGATIKAFVRFEVGEGLEKREDNFAEEVMSQVKK